One window from the genome of Streptomyces sp. NBC_00708 encodes:
- a CDS encoding DUF6286 domain-containing protein — translation MTEPHDPDDGTRRPPGAGPVEHGGAVLALDQSASSAAYDPAPGKDRPEGGAGRFWSARRIPAGIVAAVVLGASGLLLYDVAAVRAGHPAMQWRRTLADELATRRLDDVWVLTGASVAAALGLWLLLLALTPGLRDLLPMRREHADVRAALDRTAAAMVLRDRAVEVSGVQSVRVRMGRSKVGVRAVSHFRELDEVRADLDSVLSTGIRELGLARQPSLSVHVRRPAKKG, via the coding sequence ATGACCGAGCCCCACGACCCGGACGACGGCACGCGGCGACCGCCCGGCGCCGGGCCGGTGGAACATGGCGGTGCCGTCCTCGCGCTCGACCAGTCCGCCTCGTCCGCGGCGTACGACCCCGCGCCCGGCAAGGACCGGCCCGAAGGCGGTGCGGGCCGCTTCTGGTCCGCCCGGCGCATCCCCGCCGGCATCGTCGCCGCGGTGGTCCTCGGCGCGAGCGGCCTGCTCCTCTACGACGTGGCCGCGGTCCGCGCCGGACACCCGGCGATGCAGTGGCGCCGCACCCTCGCGGACGAACTCGCGACGCGCCGGCTCGACGACGTCTGGGTGCTCACCGGCGCGTCCGTCGCCGCCGCCCTCGGCCTGTGGCTGCTGCTCCTCGCGCTCACCCCGGGACTGCGCGACCTGCTCCCGATGCGCCGCGAACACGCCGACGTGCGCGCCGCGCTCGACCGGACGGCCGCCGCGATGGTCCTGCGGGACCGGGCCGTCGAGGTCTCCGGTGTGCAGTCCGTCCGGGTCCGGATGGGCCGGAGCAAGGTCGGGGTGCGCGCCGTGTCGCACTTCCGGGAACTCGACGAGGTGCGGGCCGACCTGGACTCCGTGCTCTCCACGGGGATCCGAGAACTGGGACTCGCCAGGCAGCCGAGCCTGTCGGTCCATGTCCGCCGGCCGGCGAAGAAGGGGTGA
- a CDS encoding alkaline shock response membrane anchor protein AmaP has translation MSGASGAVAAGERGETRIADRVVAKIAAQAAKEAVDASPKEAASPRATVTVHRDTARVRVSLELGYPSDIGHQCGAVRRRVAERVKALAGMEVPEVAVQVERLHPSGASLAAQGRIR, from the coding sequence GTGTCGGGGGCGAGCGGCGCGGTCGCGGCCGGGGAGCGGGGAGAGACACGGATCGCCGACCGGGTGGTCGCGAAGATCGCCGCGCAGGCGGCGAAGGAGGCGGTCGACGCGTCCCCGAAGGAGGCGGCGTCGCCGCGTGCCACGGTCACCGTGCACCGCGACACCGCCCGCGTACGGGTGAGCCTGGAGCTGGGATATCCCAGCGACATCGGCCACCAGTGCGGCGCCGTGCGTCGGCGGGTCGCCGAGCGGGTAAAGGCGTTGGCGGGGATGGAGGTGCCCGAAGTGGCCGTACAGGTCGAACGCCTGCACCCCTCAGGAGCGAGCCTCGCGGCACAGGGGAGGATCCGATGA